In Desulfobulbaceae bacterium, the genomic stretch CGTGGGCTCATGGTGGTGGGACGTGGATTTGAACCACGGAAGGCATTCGCCGACAGATTTACAGTCTGTTCCCTTTGGCCGCTCGGGAACCCCTCCATACTTTTACTTCTTTACTTCGAGTACTAACAACTTCGCTATGTATATCAAGGTGGAGCTGGCGATGGGAATCGAACCCGCAACCTATGGTTTACAAGACCATTGCTCTGCCAATTGAGCTACGCCAGCATAACGAGACAATATAACCGCTCACCAAAAACAATTCAACTTCTTTTTTACAAAAAAAACCACCATTGGAGCGAATAATGCAACAATGGTGGTTTTTCAACTACGAGCAAAAAGCAGCTTATGCTTTCTTGACTACATAATCGCTGTCACGATATCGCTCAAAAGCCATTGCGAAGGTACGATACACCAAATGTGCAAATTTTGTATAAGGCATATACAAGAAAAGCATCATTACTGCAACAAGATGAATATAATAAAATAAATATGCTAAGGAACCAATACCGGCAAGACGTGTCAATTCGGCAAGAAGTCCAGAAATACCAACAGCAGCAATTTCATAGATCAGGAACCAATCATAAAAAGTCCCCTTGCTGCCAGACGCTGCCTCATCGTTAGATCGCTTCCCCCATAACAAAAATATTCCATAGATCATGGCGACTGCACTGACGTTAGCCAAAATCTTGATTGGATCCCAAAGTGGTATCGGTCCATGCATGGATGGCATGGCGATCCCAAGAAGATCCTTCCGAATAAACCCATACGTTGTCACAATAAGCAGCCCGATAAAAGCTAACATCAAGGGCTTATGTCCACGAGCTCTATCCTGATTGGTGTTGCATTCATTGAAACGATTATGGGCAATAATCTCTTGAACTGAAGGCACTAAAAATTCCTTAATGAACTGAACACAGGAAGGTCTAAATCCTGATTTAGTCTCCAACCCCTCGGCCATCTTATTCCACATGGCCGAAACTCCTTTATAGGCGGAAAAAATTGCAAGACCAGCAGCTGGCAGCATGATAGCATCGATGAAGAACACAGTTTTTGAAAGGTACTTAAAGTCCCAATGACCAAAAAAATTACCGAAATCAATCTTCCCTTCAGGCAAATGCATGCCTCCAGATATAATCCAAGCGACAAGTACGATAACAGCCGGGAGACCAACCAAAATTGGCAGATTCTTGGATGAGCTTGCCAATTTTGCGAGCCCAGACGGAAACCCATAATGAGTATAGGCATATGCCCTGATTGCACCAAGTACATCACCAGGTTTTGCCCCACGAGGACAATATGTTGTGCAATCACCACACTGATGGCATAAAAATACATCCGGGTCAGCAACAAGTTTATCTTTAAGGCCCCATTGAGCCCAGATCATCTCCTTTCTGGGAAATGGCTTCTTGTCGGATGACAAAGGACATACAACTGAGCAAGTGGCGCACTGATAACACTTTTTGAGTGTATCTCCACCCGCACCTTTCAGGAACTTAATGAATTGTAAATCAGAATTGATCTGCATTTATCTTCTCCTATATCGCCGTCAAGCGTTTGGGCTGGAGGTGGAGATCTATGTTCTCCATCTCCAGCCCAGGTCTAATCCACGTCTTTAGAAGCCCTTGAAAGGATTCGGGCCAAGCCCCTTGATCTCTTCAACAAACTCGTTAATCACATCTGAAACTGTATCGTAATCAGAAATCGCTACCTGACGTACAGCGCAACGCTCTGGCTCAAGACCTAGTGTAGATAGTGTCTCACCGATATTTTCCATACGACGGGTAGCAATCTCACTGCCCTTGACAAAATGGTACTGATAATCGTCACCGTACTTGCACCCCAAGAGAACCGCGCCGTCCAGACCAGCAGAAAGAGCGTCCTTGATCCAGACCATATTGACAGAGCCAAGACAACGAACAGGAATTACACGTACCAGATTACTGATCTTATGTCGACGCATACCTGCCATATCAAGTGCAGGATAGGCGTCATTCTCACAAACAAGGGCCAAAATACGAAGCTTATCTTCATCATCGTCTGGCACTTCAATCGCCTTGATCATGGAACCGATCATGTCGACATTATAATTCTTAAAGCCAATGATGCGCTCGGGACATGCACCCATACAGGTACCACAACGGCGGCAACGGGTCGGGTTCGGCAAAGGGGTTCCTTTCTCGTCGTCGTCCAAAGCGCCAAAAGGACATTCCTCAGTACAACGTTTACACTGGGTGCAACGCTGAAAGAAGAATTCAGGATAGGTTTGATCGCCTGAACGAGGATGAACGGCAACACCACGGTCTGCAGACTCGAGACATTGGATGGCCTTCAGCGCTGCTCCAGTGGCATCATCAATTGTCTCCTCCATTGTCTGGGCTTTACGTACACCACCACAGGTGTAGACACCAGTTCTCCGAGTCTCATAAGGGAAACAGATAAAATGAGAGTCAGCATATCCATCAAAAAGGTCAAGATCAAGAAAGGCTGGGCCTTGACGATAAGCGAGATTAATTGAATTCTCAGCTTTCGTTGCAGGCACCATACCAGCGGCAAGTACGACCATATCGACATTCAACTCCAAATCTTCATTGAGGAGCGTGTCTTTGGCCGTTACCTTGAGAGCAGAACCAGCGGCCTCAACCTGGGTCACATTAGCCTTAGTCAGCATAACGCCATCATCATTCTGGGCACCCTTGTAAAACATCTCCATATTGCCCGGAGTACGCATATGCTGATACAAGATATAAGCGATTCCATCAGGGTTGTCTTCGCGGACATATCGTGCCTGCTTTAAAGCTACCATTGAAGTAACGGAGTTGCAGAACGGGAAATCAGCATCACTCTCTGCACCACCTGGACTTTGAACAAAGGCAACCTTGGCTGGCACTTTGCCAGTCTTAGCTAGTTTTTCGAACTCAGCATTGGTTACCACGTTTTTCAACTGACCGTGTCCAAGATGAGCATACTCGGACACATCGGCCGGTGACCAACCAGTAGCTAAAATAACAGAACCAAAACTCAAAGCGTCCGGATTTTCAGCGGTATACACCTTCTTGCCAAGGTTGGGATCTTCCATCTGCCCCTTGGCAATAAGATCCTGTTGATCGACAGTGACCTTTGCTGGGGCATCCCACTCACCACTGGTGCCAGCCGGTTTCAAGGTGACCTTAAATGCACCAGGCGCACCGCCAATTCGTGCTACTTCTGTTTCGGTCTTCACTGTGATCTTGGAATCAGCTTCAACGTCCTTGACCATATTGGCAATGGTAGGATTCTCAAGATCGGTCCAAGGTGCCTTGGTGGGAAACTGCTTCCTCCAGCCCAGAGCCTTGCCACCAAGAGCCGCCGTCCGCTCGATGAGCGTAACATTGTATCCTGCCTTCGCAGCTTCCTTGGCAGCAGAGAGACCGGCAATACCGCCACCCATAACCAGAATATCCTTATTGATATTTTCCAGTTTAAAGGGCTCAGGCAACTCTTCATTCTTCGCCTTGGTGCAAGCCATCCGCATGTTATCAGAAGCTAACTCCTGAACAAAATCAGCACCAGCATCATCAC encodes the following:
- a CDS encoding FAD-dependent oxidoreductase, coding for MDKKTQGYICTGCGIGAGLDAEALSGMVTSEMKFPCKTHEALCSKAGRELIEADIAAGANTLAIGACSMRVMQDEFNFGDSIIVVRANLREQCVWCQGDDAGADFVQELASDNMRMACTKAKNEELPEPFKLENINKDILVMGGGIAGLSAAKEAAKAGYNVTLIERTAALGGKALGWRKQFPTKAPWTDLENPTIANMVKDVEADSKITVKTETEVARIGGAPGAFKVTLKPAGTSGEWDAPAKVTVDQQDLIAKGQMEDPNLGKKVYTAENPDALSFGSVILATGWSPADVSEYAHLGHGQLKNVVTNAEFEKLAKTGKVPAKVAFVQSPGGAESDADFPFCNSVTSMVALKQARYVREDNPDGIAYILYQHMRTPGNMEMFYKGAQNDDGVMLTKANVTQVEAAGSALKVTAKDTLLNEDLELNVDMVVLAAGMVPATKAENSINLAYRQGPAFLDLDLFDGYADSHFICFPYETRRTGVYTCGGVRKAQTMEETIDDATGAALKAIQCLESADRGVAVHPRSGDQTYPEFFFQRCTQCKRCTEECPFGALDDDEKGTPLPNPTRCRRCGTCMGACPERIIGFKNYNVDMIGSMIKAIEVPDDDEDKLRILALVCENDAYPALDMAGMRRHKISNLVRVIPVRCLGSVNMVWIKDALSAGLDGAVLLGCKYGDDYQYHFVKGSEIATRRMENIGETLSTLGLEPERCAVRQVAISDYDTVSDVINEFVEEIKGLGPNPFKGF
- a CDS encoding heterodisulfide reductase, whose protein sequence is MQINSDLQFIKFLKGAGGDTLKKCYQCATCSVVCPLSSDKKPFPRKEMIWAQWGLKDKLVADPDVFLCHQCGDCTTYCPRGAKPGDVLGAIRAYAYTHYGFPSGLAKLASSSKNLPILVGLPAVIVLVAWIISGGMHLPEGKIDFGNFFGHWDFKYLSKTVFFIDAIMLPAAGLAIFSAYKGVSAMWNKMAEGLETKSGFRPSCVQFIKEFLVPSVQEIIAHNRFNECNTNQDRARGHKPLMLAFIGLLIVTTYGFIRKDLLGIAMPSMHGPIPLWDPIKILANVSAVAMIYGIFLLWGKRSNDEAASGSKGTFYDWFLIYEIAAVGISGLLAELTRLAGIGSLAYLFYYIHLVAVMMLFLYMPYTKFAHLVYRTFAMAFERYRDSDYVVKKA